From a single Longimicrobium sp. genomic region:
- a CDS encoding HIT family protein — protein sequence MDPNQNPNCVFCRIIGGDEMVSVIHEDEEIIAFLDIQPLHRGHVLVVPKEHYKNLFYVPEELATRTFAVAKRILPGLRKATGCRAVNIFSPNGADGGQDVFHFHVHLIPVPKDAPFPLQLPDPNAEVPTRSQLDVMATHITRCVHDEDADAYAASAQEQPEPEPATA from the coding sequence GTGGATCCCAATCAGAACCCCAACTGCGTCTTCTGCCGCATCATCGGCGGGGACGAGATGGTGAGCGTCATCCACGAGGACGAAGAGATCATTGCGTTTCTCGACATCCAGCCGCTGCACCGCGGGCACGTGCTGGTGGTCCCCAAGGAGCACTACAAGAACCTGTTCTACGTTCCCGAAGAGCTGGCGACGCGCACCTTCGCCGTGGCCAAGCGCATTCTTCCGGGGCTGCGCAAGGCGACGGGCTGCCGCGCGGTGAACATCTTCTCGCCGAACGGCGCGGACGGCGGACAGGACGTGTTCCACTTTCACGTGCACCTGATCCCGGTTCCCAAGGACGCGCCGTTCCCGCTTCAGCTGCCCGACCCGAACGCGGAGGTGCCCACCCGGTCGCAGCTGGACGTGATGGCGACGCACATCACGCGCTGCGTTCACGACGAAGACGCCGATGCGTACGCGGCCAGCGCGCAGGAGCAGCCCGAGCCCGAGCCGGCGACGGCCTGA